Proteins encoded within one genomic window of Cyanobacterium stanieri LEGE 03274:
- the rpoB gene encoding DNA-directed RNA polymerase subunit beta, translating to MRTQELLPDLIEIQRSSYKWFLEHGIIEELNSFSPITDYAGKLELQFIGEKYRLKEPKYNIEEAKKREASYEVQIYVPTRLMNKETGDIKEQEVFIGQLPLMTDRGTFLINGAERVIVNQIVRSPGVYFKSELDKNGKRTYSASVIPNRGAWLKFETDKNGVVWVRIDKTRKITAQVLLKAMGLSDREILDRFRHADFYQKTMEKEGNPSTDEALMELYRKLRPGEPPTVSGGQALLETRFFDPKRYDLGKVGRYKMNKKLRLSVPENMRVLTIDDILSTVDYLINLEFDIGSTDDIDHLGNRRVRSVGELLQNQIRVGLSRLERIIKERMTVGDPNTLSPTALVNPKPLAAAIKEFFGSSQLSQFMDQTNPLAELTHKRRISALGPGGLSRDRAGFAVRDIHPSHYGRICPVETPEGPNAGLIGSLATYARVNEYGFIATPYYKVENGKVRWDLAPEYLTADEEDDKRVAPGDLSTDEEGYILGESVPIRYRQEFSTTSPDQVDYVAVSPVQIVSVATSMIPFLEHDDANRALMGSNMQRQAVPLLRSERPLVGTGLEGQAARDSGMVIVSRDHGTISYVDSKTIKLVTKEGVEIVYNLQKYERSNQDTCLNQRPLVDEGEEVVPGQVLADGSATEGGELALGQNITVAYMPWEGYNYEDAILISERLVQEDVYTTIHVEKHDIESRQTKLGPEEITREIPNVGEDALLNLDENGIIRVGAWVEAGDILVGKVTPKGESDQPPEEKLLRAIFGEKARDVRDNSLRLPNGERGRVVYVRVFTREQGDELPPNTNMIVRVYIAEKRKIQVGDKMAGRHGNKGIVSRILPREDMPYLPDGSPVDIVLNPLGVPSRMNVGQVFECLLGWAGEHLGYRFKMTPFDEMYGEEASRNTVNGLLRDAAKKQGKDWVFNENHPGKIQVYDGRTGEPFDNPVTIGKAYMLKLVHLVQHKIHARSTGPYSLVTQQPLGGKAQHGGQRFGEMEVWALEAYGAAYTLQELLTVKSDDMQGRNEALNAIVKGKSIPHPGTPESFKVLLRELQSLGLDVSVHKVIDGSEHVEIDLMDTTQRAPKRPTYENLASLGQEDDEY from the coding sequence ATGAGAACCCAAGAACTGTTACCCGATTTAATCGAAATTCAACGCTCTAGCTACAAATGGTTTTTAGAGCATGGCATTATTGAAGAACTCAACAGTTTTAGCCCCATTACCGACTATGCAGGAAAATTAGAACTACAGTTTATCGGTGAAAAATATCGCCTCAAAGAGCCAAAATATAACATCGAAGAAGCAAAAAAAAGAGAAGCCAGTTACGAAGTTCAAATCTACGTCCCCACCCGTTTAATGAACAAAGAAACAGGGGATATTAAAGAACAAGAAGTATTTATCGGACAACTACCCCTCATGACAGACAGGGGAACATTCCTCATTAACGGTGCAGAAAGAGTCATCGTTAACCAAATAGTGCGATCGCCAGGGGTTTACTTCAAATCAGAACTAGATAAAAACGGTAAAAGAACCTACTCCGCCTCCGTCATTCCCAACCGAGGAGCATGGTTAAAATTTGAAACCGACAAAAACGGAGTCGTCTGGGTAAGAATCGACAAAACCCGTAAAATTACCGCCCAAGTGCTACTCAAAGCCATGGGCTTGAGCGATCGTGAAATATTAGACCGCTTCCGTCATGCCGACTTCTACCAAAAAACCATGGAAAAAGAAGGCAATCCCAGCACAGACGAAGCCCTAATGGAGCTATACCGCAAACTAAGGCCTGGTGAACCCCCCACCGTAAGTGGCGGTCAAGCCCTCCTAGAAACCCGTTTCTTTGACCCCAAACGTTATGACTTGGGCAAAGTAGGACGCTACAAAATGAACAAAAAGCTACGGTTGAGCGTTCCCGAAAACATGAGAGTATTAACCATCGACGATATTCTTTCCACCGTCGATTATCTCATTAACCTTGAATTTGACATCGGTAGCACCGACGACATCGATCACCTTGGTAACCGTAGGGTAAGAAGCGTGGGCGAACTTCTACAAAACCAAATCAGAGTCGGGTTATCTCGCCTCGAGCGCATCATCAAAGAAAGAATGACCGTAGGCGATCCCAACACCCTCAGCCCCACCGCCCTGGTGAACCCCAAACCCTTAGCCGCCGCCATCAAAGAATTTTTTGGCTCATCTCAGTTATCCCAATTCATGGATCAAACCAACCCCCTAGCGGAATTGACCCATAAACGTCGTATCTCCGCCCTAGGACCTGGAGGTTTAAGCCGTGACAGAGCAGGGTTTGCCGTGCGAGATATTCACCCTAGCCACTACGGTCGTATTTGTCCTGTGGAAACCCCAGAAGGCCCCAACGCAGGTTTAATTGGTTCTTTGGCTACCTATGCTCGGGTTAACGAATATGGCTTTATTGCCACCCCTTACTATAAAGTTGAAAATGGTAAGGTGCGCTGGGATTTAGCTCCCGAATACCTCACCGCCGACGAAGAAGACGATAAAAGAGTCGCCCCAGGAGACCTTTCCACCGATGAAGAAGGATATATCCTAGGAGAAAGTGTACCTATTCGTTACCGTCAGGAGTTTTCCACCACCAGCCCCGATCAGGTGGACTATGTAGCCGTATCCCCCGTACAAATCGTTTCCGTGGCTACCTCCATGATTCCCTTCCTAGAACATGATGACGCCAACCGTGCGCTGATGGGATCTAACATGCAACGTCAGGCAGTCCCCCTTCTTCGATCCGAGCGCCCCTTAGTGGGTACAGGATTAGAAGGACAAGCCGCCCGAGACTCAGGAATGGTAATTGTATCCAGAGATCATGGCACTATTAGTTATGTGGACTCCAAAACCATCAAATTAGTCACCAAGGAAGGGGTAGAGATTGTTTACAACCTTCAAAAATACGAACGCTCTAACCAAGACACTTGCTTAAACCAGCGCCCCTTAGTGGATGAAGGAGAAGAAGTAGTACCGGGTCAAGTATTAGCCGATGGTTCAGCCACCGAAGGGGGAGAACTCGCCCTCGGTCAAAATATTACCGTAGCTTATATGCCCTGGGAGGGTTACAACTACGAGGATGCTATTCTAATCAGTGAAAGATTAGTCCAAGAGGATGTTTACACCACCATCCACGTGGAAAAACACGACATCGAATCCCGTCAAACCAAATTAGGGCCAGAAGAAATTACCCGAGAAATTCCCAACGTCGGTGAAGATGCCCTTCTCAACCTCGATGAAAACGGTATTATCCGTGTGGGTGCATGGGTAGAAGCAGGGGATATTTTAGTAGGTAAAGTTACCCCTAAAGGAGAATCCGATCAACCCCCCGAAGAAAAACTCCTACGCGCCATTTTCGGCGAAAAAGCCAGAGATGTAAGGGATAACTCCCTTCGTTTACCCAACGGGGAAAGAGGTAGAGTAGTTTATGTTCGTGTTTTCACCCGTGAACAAGGAGACGAATTGCCCCCCAACACCAATATGATTGTCAGGGTATATATCGCCGAAAAACGGAAAATACAAGTGGGAGATAAAATGGCAGGGCGCCACGGAAACAAAGGAATTGTATCCCGTATCCTACCTCGGGAAGATATGCCTTACTTACCCGATGGAAGCCCCGTGGACATCGTTCTTAACCCCCTTGGGGTACCTTCTCGGATGAACGTGGGACAGGTATTTGAGTGTCTGTTAGGATGGGCAGGAGAACACCTCGGTTATCGTTTCAAAATGACTCCCTTTGACGAGATGTATGGGGAAGAAGCCTCCCGTAATACCGTTAATGGTTTACTCCGTGATGCAGCGAAAAAACAGGGTAAAGATTGGGTATTTAATGAAAATCACCCCGGTAAAATTCAGGTCTATGACGGACGCACAGGAGAGCCTTTTGATAACCCTGTGACCATTGGTAAAGCCTATATGTTGAAACTGGTTCACCTTGTCCAGCATAAGATTCACGCCCGTTCTACCGGTCCTTACTCCCTCGTTACCCAACAACCCTTGGGCGGAAAAGCTCAACATGGTGGGCAAAGATTTGGGGAAATGGAAGTATGGGCTTTGGAAGCCTATGGCGCCGCCTATACCCTCCAAGAGTTGTTAACGGTCAAATCCGATGATATGCAAGGACGTAATGAGGCGCTAAATGCGATCGTTAAGGGTAAATCTATTCCTCACCCCGGCACTCCTGAATCGTTTAAAGTGTTACTCCGTGAGTTACAATCCCTCGGCTTAGATGTATCGGTTCATAAGGTAATTGATGGTAGTGAACACGTGGAAATTGACTTAATGGATACCACCCAAAGAGCCCCTAAACGTCCTACCTATGAAAATTTAGCTAGTCTTGGTCAAGAGGATGACGAATATTAA
- a CDS encoding DNA-directed RNA polymerase subunit beta' produces MSQNKEQSKKPQVFYNRIIDKGALKKLIAKTFTEYGSARCAAVCDQLKTMGFHYATQAAVSISVEDLKVPEAKKNMLAEAESTIKTTMNRYANGEITEVERFQKVIDTWNDTSESLKDEVVRNFRQSDPLNSVYMMAFSGARGNISQVRQLVGMRGLMADPQGEIIDLPIKTNFREGLTVTEYIISSYGARKGLVDTALRTADSGYLTRRLVDVSQDVIIRETDCGTHKGVWIEPMKDGDRTLIPLGDRLLGRVLADDVVHPITGEVIAERNQAIDQDLAKIIGKTVEKVKVRSPLTCETARSVCQKCYGWSLAHGEWVNMGEAIGIIAAQSIGEPGTQLTMRTFHTGGVFTGEVAQRIISPVDGLVKFDKKLKVRENRTRHGDQKLLVEVNGNIIVGDKKVPVPVNSLLAIREGDEVTKDQLLAEVMPQKTRSTERVTKDVPSDLAGEVIFQDVDPLTTTDRQGNSTITASRNGLIWVLSGQVYNLPPNAEPVVKNGEKIKQGSVLAESKLKTKSGGVCRFEEGSREIEIITASVSLDQADIFLEHHGNQQQYVIHTPKGARFALKVSPGTKVQNNQIVAELIDDTFTTETGGIMRYAGLETGRGNKKQGYEVTTEGTLIWIPEESHEINKDISLLMVEDGQYVEAGTEVVKDVFCQSSGVVEIIQKNDILREIIIKPGKLYMDLDPEHMATLEDGTILSPGTEIMAGITTEHECISEFVDTNEGVGLLLRPMKQYEVINTTQSPSQESLNSAGGKINLRPVLRTFFKDGERVKSVEGVQLVTTQLVLETSEGMSADIELIEDENHEDCFRLQIVVLESVMLRREIETEPNIVTTVTVTDGQEIMPGDVVATTQILCQENGIIRGIREGVEAIRRILVVRENDILEIETKGNLLKKEGDFVTQGELIAEGVSAPDSGYVMETQGNTVSLRNARPYRVSTGAILHIEQGDLVQRGDNLVLLVFERAKTGDIVQGLPRIEELLEARKPKEPAILARRPGVCQVEYKDDEAIDVKVIEDDGTISEYSLGPNQNIIVGDNQRVNTGDSLSDGLVSPHELLEVFYDYNKEHMGAYEAALGAMQKAQLFLVNQIQGVYQSQGIDISDKHIEVIVRQMTSKVHIDDGGDSIRLPGELVELRDIEKDNETLSLTGGAPIEYTPKLMGITKSSLNTDSFISAASFQETTRVLTEAAIEGKSDWLRGLKENVIIGRLIPAGTGFNAYDENLDWEDTEVGAGNSNYLGIGDVSEEYEEQNYILPDSEDVIIDDKTARALSPEDAAIMDDDLIDDNYQS; encoded by the coding sequence ATGTCTCAAAATAAAGAACAAAGCAAAAAACCCCAAGTCTTCTACAACAGAATTATTGATAAAGGGGCTTTAAAAAAACTGATTGCCAAAACCTTCACCGAATATGGCTCGGCTCGTTGTGCCGCAGTGTGTGATCAGTTAAAAACCATGGGTTTCCATTACGCAACCCAAGCCGCAGTATCCATCAGTGTGGAAGATTTGAAAGTACCTGAAGCCAAAAAGAATATGTTGGCCGAGGCAGAAAGCACCATAAAAACCACCATGAATCGTTATGCCAATGGGGAAATTACTGAGGTAGAACGTTTCCAAAAGGTAATTGATACTTGGAATGATACTTCTGAGTCTCTTAAAGATGAAGTGGTGCGTAACTTCCGTCAATCTGATCCCCTTAACTCGGTTTATATGATGGCATTTTCTGGGGCTAGGGGTAACATTAGTCAAGTTCGTCAGTTAGTGGGTATGCGGGGTTTGATGGCCGATCCTCAAGGGGAAATCATTGACTTACCCATTAAAACTAATTTCCGTGAGGGTTTGACGGTAACAGAATATATTATTTCTTCCTACGGAGCCAGAAAAGGTTTGGTAGATACCGCCCTAAGAACCGCTGACTCTGGTTATCTTACCCGTCGTTTGGTGGATGTGTCGCAGGATGTAATTATCCGTGAAACCGATTGTGGTACCCATAAAGGGGTCTGGATTGAACCGATGAAAGATGGCGATCGCACCTTAATTCCCTTAGGAGATCGTCTCTTAGGTCGTGTGTTAGCCGATGATGTGGTACATCCTATTACAGGGGAAGTGATTGCCGAGCGCAACCAGGCCATCGATCAAGACTTAGCCAAAATTATTGGTAAAACCGTCGAAAAAGTAAAAGTAAGATCCCCCCTCACCTGTGAAACCGCCCGATCTGTATGTCAAAAATGTTACGGTTGGTCATTGGCCCATGGGGAATGGGTAAACATGGGAGAAGCCATTGGTATTATCGCAGCCCAGTCCATCGGTGAACCAGGTACTCAGCTTACCATGCGTACTTTCCACACAGGGGGTGTATTCACAGGGGAAGTAGCCCAGCGTATTATCAGCCCCGTAGATGGATTAGTTAAATTTGATAAAAAATTAAAAGTAAGGGAAAACCGTACCCGCCATGGAGATCAAAAACTATTGGTAGAGGTAAACGGTAATATCATCGTGGGTGATAAAAAAGTTCCCGTTCCCGTAAACAGCTTACTAGCCATCCGAGAAGGAGACGAAGTAACTAAAGATCAACTTCTTGCCGAAGTAATGCCCCAGAAAACCCGTTCCACCGAAAGGGTTACCAAAGATGTCCCCTCCGATTTAGCAGGGGAAGTTATTTTCCAAGACGTAGATCCCCTTACCACCACCGACAGACAGGGTAACAGCACCATCACAGCCTCCCGTAACGGTCTGATTTGGGTACTTTCTGGACAGGTTTATAACCTACCCCCCAACGCTGAACCCGTGGTTAAAAACGGCGAGAAAATCAAACAAGGATCAGTCCTTGCCGAAAGTAAGTTAAAAACAAAAAGTGGCGGGGTATGCCGTTTTGAAGAAGGTAGCAGGGAAATTGAAATTATTACCGCTTCTGTATCCCTAGATCAAGCCGATATTTTCCTCGAACACCACGGCAACCAGCAACAATACGTTATCCATACTCCTAAGGGCGCTCGTTTTGCCCTCAAAGTTAGCCCAGGTACCAAAGTACAAAATAATCAAATTGTCGCCGAATTAATTGACGATACCTTCACCACAGAAACAGGGGGTATCATGCGTTATGCAGGGCTAGAAACTGGACGTGGTAATAAAAAACAAGGATATGAAGTAACCACCGAAGGAACTTTAATTTGGATTCCCGAAGAAAGCCACGAAATTAACAAAGACATCTCCCTATTGATGGTAGAAGATGGACAGTATGTAGAAGCAGGAACAGAAGTTGTTAAAGATGTATTCTGCCAATCTAGCGGTGTGGTCGAAATCATCCAAAAGAACGACATCTTAAGGGAAATTATCATCAAGCCAGGTAAGCTATACATGGATTTAGATCCTGAGCATATGGCAACCCTAGAAGATGGCACTATTCTTTCCCCGGGTACCGAAATCATGGCAGGTATCACTACCGAACATGAGTGCATTAGCGAATTTGTTGATACCAACGAGGGTGTCGGTTTATTACTACGCCCCATGAAACAGTATGAAGTCATTAACACCACCCAATCACCTTCCCAAGAGTCTTTAAATAGTGCAGGGGGTAAAATTAACCTTCGCCCCGTATTACGTACTTTCTTTAAAGATGGTGAAAGGGTGAAAAGTGTTGAAGGGGTACAGTTAGTTACCACTCAATTAGTTCTCGAAACCAGCGAAGGTATGAGCGCTGACATCGAATTAATTGAAGATGAAAATCATGAAGACTGTTTTCGCTTACAAATTGTGGTTCTTGAGTCGGTAATGTTACGCCGTGAAATAGAAACCGAACCTAATATTGTTACCACCGTCACCGTCACCGATGGCCAAGAAATTATGCCAGGGGATGTGGTAGCCACCACTCAAATTCTCTGTCAAGAAAACGGTATCATCCGTGGTATCCGTGAAGGGGTTGAAGCTATTCGTCGTATCTTGGTAGTCAGGGAAAATGACATCTTGGAAATAGAGACGAAGGGTAATTTACTCAAAAAAGAAGGAGATTTTGTTACTCAGGGAGAATTAATCGCTGAAGGTGTTAGCGCCCCTGACTCTGGTTATGTGATGGAAACCCAAGGTAATACAGTTAGTTTGCGTAATGCTCGTCCTTACCGTGTATCTACGGGAGCTATTTTACATATTGAACAGGGTGACCTAGTGCAACGGGGTGATAACCTTGTACTATTGGTATTTGAAAGGGCAAAAACTGGGGATATTGTTCAAGGTTTACCGAGAATTGAAGAATTATTGGAAGCCCGTAAGCCCAAAGAACCTGCTATCCTTGCCCGTCGTCCTGGGGTGTGTCAGGTAGAGTATAAGGATGACGAGGCGATCGATGTGAAGGTAATTGAGGATGATGGCACTATCTCTGAATATTCTTTAGGTCCTAACCAAAATATCATTGTGGGTGATAATCAAAGGGTGAATACGGGAGATTCTCTTTCCGATGGTTTAGTTAGTCCCCACGAACTTTTGGAAGTCTTTTATGATTATAATAAGGAGCATATGGGAGCTTATGAAGCTGCTTTAGGTGCGATGCAAAAGGCTCAGTTATTCTTAGTTAATCAAATCCAAGGGGTTTATCAATCTCAGGGTATTGATATTTCTGATAAACATATTGAAGTAATCGTACGTCAGATGACTTCTAAGGTTCACATCGATGATGGGGGCGATAGTATTCGTTTACCAGGGGAGTTGGTAGAGTTGCGCGACATCGAGAAGGATAATGAAACTTTGTCTTTAACCGGTGGCGCTCCTATCGAATATACTCCTAAGTTGATGGGTATTACGAAATCTAGTTTGAATACTGATAGTTTCATCTCGGCGGCTAGTTTCCAAGAAACCACGAGGGTATTAACAGAAGCAGCCATTGAAGGTAAGTCTGACTGGTTAAGGGGTTTGAAGGAAAACGTAATTATTGGTCGTTTAATTCCTGCGGGTACAGGGTTTAATGCCTATGATGAAAATCTTGACTGGGAAGATACCGAAGTGGGTGCGGGTAATTCTAATTATCTTGGCATCGGCGATGTTAGTGAGGAGTATGAGGAACAAAATTATATTCTTCCTGATTCGGAGGATGTGATTATTGATGATAAGACTGCTCGGGCTTTATCTCCAGAGGATGCGGCTATTATGGATGATGATTTGATTGATGATAATTATCAGAGTTAG
- a CDS encoding helix-turn-helix transcriptional regulator — MTISISSKDFYALWQEKINQGKIKKYSNNIETITEFPPQWGEGFWREIALRNGLNILIQDYYYHQPMIELDEGDDHNQLVSSFYLAGSYTSCVNCLHSSRQITPQNNHLFLIKNSVEKDELPAHKNILAIKLIISEKFLHNICFDFDHHLAKQLQKWVQGEDISSFLYSCQTDINIEKLLRQIINCPYQGCFAQMYWESKILELITLQFEQITNTNNLKNSKLIKDDIERIYHAKDILISHYKNPPSLIDLARKVGLNDYKLKKGFLQCFQMTVFGYLRYYRLLEAQKLIREYDFSIGRVALEVGYKSLGSFSSAFKAEFGISPKSYQQQCHG; from the coding sequence ATGACTATTTCTATTTCCAGCAAAGATTTTTATGCCCTATGGCAAGAAAAAATAAATCAAGGAAAAATAAAAAAATACTCCAATAATATAGAAACCATTACCGAATTTCCTCCCCAATGGGGGGAGGGTTTTTGGCGAGAAATAGCTTTAAGAAATGGACTCAATATTCTGATCCAAGATTATTATTATCATCAACCAATGATTGAACTAGATGAGGGGGATGATCATAATCAATTAGTATCTAGTTTTTATTTAGCTGGTTCTTATACTTCCTGTGTAAATTGTCTTCATTCATCTCGACAAATAACCCCTCAAAATAATCATCTATTTTTAATCAAAAATTCTGTGGAAAAAGATGAACTTCCTGCCCATAAAAATATTTTGGCAATTAAGTTAATTATTAGTGAAAAATTTCTTCATAATATTTGTTTTGACTTTGACCATCACTTGGCTAAACAGTTACAAAAATGGGTACAAGGAGAAGATATATCATCTTTTTTATATAGTTGTCAGACAGATATTAATATAGAAAAATTACTCAGACAAATTATCAATTGTCCCTATCAAGGTTGTTTTGCTCAAATGTATTGGGAAAGTAAAATATTAGAACTTATAACTTTACAATTTGAACAAATAACCAATACAAATAACTTGAAAAATAGTAAATTAATTAAAGATGATATAGAAAGAATTTATCACGCCAAAGATATTTTAATTAGTCATTATAAAAATCCTCCTTCTTTGATAGATTTAGCTAGAAAAGTGGGATTAAATGATTATAAGTTAAAAAAAGGTTTTTTACAGTGTTTTCAGATGACTGTATTTGGTTATCTTCGATATTATCGTTTATTGGAAGCTCAAAAACTAATTCGAGAATATGATTTTTCCATTGGTAGGGTAGCGTTGGAAGTGGGTTATAAAAGTTTGGGTAGTTTTTCTTCTGCCTTTAAAGCTGAATTTGGCATTTCTCCAAAGAGTTATCAACAACAATGTCATGGTTGA
- a CDS encoding TatD family hydrolase, with product MQLIDTHVHVNFDRFQGDLEEVSHRWREKGVSKLVHSCVHPDEFETIKKLSLQFPELYCAVGLHPLDTQRWEGEKTAQKILHFAQSFSKVVAIGEMGLDFYKDDNSSVQEEVCWRQLEIAHQLDKPVIIHCRDAAKAMVKLLQDFFKSKGKVNGVMHCWTGNPEETQWFLELGMYVSFSGVVTFKNAHSVHESAKIVPSERLLIETDCPFLAPAPYRGKRNEPAYVLHVAEKLAELRKEALEAIASTTTANAHKLFKL from the coding sequence ATGCAATTAATAGATACCCATGTCCATGTAAACTTTGATCGATTCCAAGGGGATTTAGAAGAGGTTTCCCATCGTTGGCGGGAAAAAGGAGTTAGCAAATTAGTTCATTCCTGTGTTCATCCCGACGAATTTGAGACCATTAAAAAATTATCTTTACAGTTTCCAGAGCTATATTGTGCCGTAGGTTTGCATCCCCTAGATACCCAACGCTGGGAGGGAGAAAAAACAGCTCAAAAAATCCTCCACTTTGCCCAATCCTTCTCCAAAGTAGTAGCTATCGGGGAAATGGGCTTAGACTTTTATAAGGATGATAATAGCTCAGTGCAAGAGGAAGTATGTTGGCGACAACTAGAAATTGCCCATCAACTCGATAAACCAGTGATCATTCACTGTCGAGATGCTGCCAAGGCAATGGTTAAACTACTCCAAGATTTTTTTAAGAGCAAAGGAAAAGTAAACGGCGTAATGCACTGTTGGACAGGAAATCCGGAAGAAACCCAGTGGTTTTTAGAACTCGGAATGTATGTAAGTTTTAGCGGAGTGGTTACCTTCAAAAACGCCCATAGCGTCCATGAGAGTGCCAAAATAGTACCTTCTGAGCGTCTTTTGATTGAAACCGACTGCCCCTTTCTTGCCCCTGCCCCCTACCGAGGTAAACGCAATGAACCTGCCTACGTCCTCCATGTGGCCGAAAAACTAGCCGAGCTTAGAAAAGAAGCCTTAGAGGCGATCGCCTCTACCACCACCGCCAACGCCCACAAACTGTTTAAACTATAA
- the radC gene encoding RadC family protein produces MVYHLRIADLPLSERPRERLMESGAKNLSTAELIAILLGTGQGKGKLSAVGLGQYILNQLSLYQRDPLDVLRDISPVELMTIPGVGPAKATTILAGVELGKRTFQFRPNARAIIDSPQAAASAFSHELMWQSQERFAVLLLDSKNSLIANHIITIGIANETLAHPREVFREAIRQSATNIIIAHNHPSGNLEPSTEDISLTEKLLESSTIIGIPILDHLIIGNGDHFSMRENSNLWDNL; encoded by the coding sequence ATGGTTTACCATCTTAGGATAGCAGATCTTCCCCTGAGCGAGCGCCCCCGGGAAAGATTAATGGAAAGCGGAGCAAAGAATCTTTCTACAGCGGAATTAATAGCTATTTTGTTAGGTACGGGGCAAGGTAAAGGAAAATTATCAGCCGTAGGGCTAGGGCAATATATCCTTAATCAATTGAGTTTATACCAAAGAGACCCCTTAGATGTTTTAAGAGATATTTCCCCCGTAGAGTTAATGACAATTCCTGGGGTAGGGCCAGCAAAAGCGACCACAATCCTTGCAGGGGTAGAATTAGGTAAAAGGACGTTTCAATTTCGCCCTAATGCCAGGGCCATCATTGATAGCCCTCAGGCAGCCGCCTCAGCTTTTAGCCATGAATTAATGTGGCAATCTCAAGAACGTTTTGCGGTGTTACTATTGGATAGTAAAAATAGTTTGATTGCAAATCATATTATTACCATTGGCATTGCCAATGAAACCCTAGCCCATCCTCGAGAGGTTTTCAGGGAAGCCATTCGTCAATCAGCTACTAATATTATTATCGCTCACAACCATCCTTCTGGTAATCTTGAGCCTTCTACGGAGGATATTTCTTTGACTGAAAAGTTATTAGAATCTTCTACCATTATTGGTATTCCTATCCTAGACCATTTAATTATTGGTAATGGTGATCATTTCAGCATGAGGGAAAATAGTAATCTTTGGGATAATCTCTGA
- a CDS encoding ABC transporter ATP-binding protein, with protein MKNIVEIKKLQKSYGKIEAVKDISFSVQSGEIFGLLGPNGAGKTTTIRCLTTLAQPDGGEIWVDGVCAMKQPKQVRQKLGYVAQEVAIDKMLTGRELLELQSALYHIPPKIASQRIEQLLDLLDLEEYGDRKSGTYSGGIRKRLDLASGLLHQPQVLILDEPSVGLDIESRMIVWEFLKELKKAGTTVLITSHYLEEIDALADRLAIIDKGVVIAEGTPSSLKDRIGGDRITLRIKEFLPTPEAEDSKVKLAELPFVKEIIINQAQGNSLNLVVTPNSNPISQIENTLKEMGLPLFSISQSRPSLDDVYLAATGRTLLDAEMEAVTKRDLKAEKKQAMKSK; from the coding sequence ATGAAAAATATAGTCGAAATTAAAAAACTGCAAAAAAGCTATGGCAAAATAGAGGCTGTTAAAGATATTTCTTTTTCGGTGCAAAGTGGGGAAATTTTCGGCTTGTTAGGACCTAATGGGGCGGGAAAAACTACGACTATCCGTTGTCTGACTACCCTTGCTCAGCCTGATGGGGGAGAAATTTGGGTGGATGGGGTATGTGCAATGAAACAACCTAAGCAGGTGCGACAGAAGTTGGGTTATGTGGCCCAAGAAGTGGCTATTGATAAGATGTTGACGGGTAGGGAGTTGTTAGAGTTACAGTCGGCTTTGTATCATATTCCCCCGAAAATTGCTTCTCAACGTATTGAGCAGTTGTTGGATTTGTTGGATTTAGAGGAATATGGCGATCGCAAAAGTGGCACTTATTCGGGGGGCATTCGTAAAAGGTTGGATTTGGCTTCTGGGTTATTGCATCAACCACAAGTGTTGATTTTGGATGAGCCTTCGGTGGGTTTAGATATTGAGAGTCGGATGATTGTTTGGGAGTTTTTGAAGGAGTTGAAAAAGGCTGGTACTACGGTGTTAATTACTAGCCATTATTTGGAGGAAATTGATGCTCTTGCCGATCGCCTTGCTATTATTGATAAAGGGGTAGTTATTGCGGAGGGTACGCCTTCTAGTTTAAAAGATAGGATCGGGGGCGATCGCATCACACTCCGTATTAAGGAATTTTTACCCACCCCAGAGGCCGAAGATAGTAAAGTCAAATTAGCTGAACTTCCTTTTGTTAAGGAAATTATAATTAATCAAGCTCAAGGTAATTCTCTTAATTTGGTGGTTACCCCCAATAGTAACCCCATTAGTCAAATTGAAAATACCCTCAAGGAAATGGGTTTACCTTTATTTAGTATTAGTCAATCACGACCTAGCCTTGATGATGTTTATCTTGCCGCCACGGGGCGTACCCTCCTTGATGCGGAAATGGAAGCTGTTACAAAAAGGGATTTGAAAGCGGAGAAAAAACAGGCGATGAAAAGTAAGTAG
- the rpsT gene encoding 30S ribosomal protein S20, which yields MANSKSAIKRIQINERNRMRNKTYKSAVRTLMKKYFQAVEVYSVNPNEDQKKVVDASMSAAYSKIDKAVKRGVFHKNNGARKKARLAKALKNALPQSA from the coding sequence GTGGCCAATTCTAAATCAGCAATCAAAAGAATTCAAATCAATGAGCGTAACCGTATGCGTAATAAGACTTATAAGTCTGCGGTTAGAACCTTAATGAAAAAATACTTCCAAGCCGTGGAAGTCTATTCTGTCAATCCTAACGAAGATCAAAAGAAAGTAGTGGATGCTTCTATGTCTGCGGCCTACAGTAAAATTGATAAGGCTGTGAAAAGAGGAGTATTCCATAAAAATAATGGAGCTAGAAAAAAAGCTAGACTAGCAAAAGCTCTAAAAAATGCTCTCCCTCAATCAGCCTAA